In Tiliqua scincoides isolate rTilSci1 chromosome 1, rTilSci1.hap2, whole genome shotgun sequence, the following are encoded in one genomic region:
- the CHURC1 gene encoding protein Churchill, which produces MCRGCVKTEYLSRGNTCLENGSYLLNFVSCIECKKRDFVMITNRTEEEEDGEEIITYDHVCKNCHHLIARHEYTFSVVDDYQEYTMLCMLCGRAEDSISVLPDDPHLMTPLF; this is translated from the exons ATGTGCAGGGGCTGCGTGAAGACGGAGTACCTGTCGCGG GGTAACACCTGCTTGGAGAATGGCTCTTACTTACTGAACTTTGTCAGTTGCATTGAATGCAAAAAGAGGGATTTTGTGATGATAACAAACAGAACGGAAGAAGAAGAGGACGGAGAAGAAATTATTACTTATGATC ATGTATGTAAAAACTGTCACCATTTGATAGCAAGACACGAGTATACTTTCAGTGTAGTGGATGATTACCAG GAATATACCATGCTGTGCATGCTCTGTGGTCGAGCAGAAGATTCCATTAGTGTCTTGCCTGATGATCCTCATCTGATGACCCCATTATTCTGA